In Deinococcus ficus, a single genomic region encodes these proteins:
- a CDS encoding AraC family transcriptional regulator, with protein MHFPLPSTPTEWHQFAGTLFGVFDYVPDTVFFIKDADRRYLHANTTLLERLHCPDLAALVGKRVEEVFPGALSLSYAVQDSTVLQGGRLVEHLELHLYPSGAQGWCLTTKQPLRDEGGRIRALLGISRDVSLPAGEAGYARALRLIQEEYARPLSVLEIARAAGVSRATLQRQVKRACQLSPKQLLTRVRLDAGLRLLQTTDHTVGQIALECGYYDHSAFTRAFHAALGLTPAEYRALLQGRESGPDAHPEDAPARP; from the coding sequence TTACGTTCCCGATACCGTCTTTTTCATCAAGGATGCGGATCGGAGGTACCTGCATGCCAACACCACCCTGTTGGAGCGGCTGCACTGCCCGGATCTGGCCGCCCTGGTCGGCAAGCGTGTCGAGGAAGTGTTCCCGGGCGCCTTGAGCCTTTCCTACGCCGTTCAGGACAGCACCGTGCTGCAGGGAGGGCGCCTCGTCGAGCACCTGGAGCTTCACCTCTACCCCTCTGGAGCCCAGGGCTGGTGTCTCACGACGAAGCAGCCCCTCCGGGACGAGGGCGGTCGTATTCGCGCGTTGCTCGGGATTTCGCGGGATGTGTCCCTGCCTGCTGGTGAGGCAGGGTACGCGCGTGCCCTGCGTCTGATTCAGGAGGAGTACGCCCGGCCTCTGTCCGTGCTCGAGATCGCGCGGGCCGCGGGCGTCAGTCGCGCCACCCTGCAGCGCCAGGTCAAGAGGGCGTGTCAGCTTTCCCCGAAACAACTCCTGACCCGCGTGCGGCTCGACGCGGGCCTGCGCCTGCTTCAGACCACCGATCACACGGTCGGGCAGATTGCCCTGGAGTGCGGCTACTACGATCACAGCGCGTTCACGCGCGCTTTTCATGCCGCGCTGGGGCTCACACCCGCGGAGTACCGCGCGCTCCTGCAGGGCCGCGAGAGTGGACCGGACGCGCACCCGGAAGACGCCCCTGCCCGTCCCTGA
- a CDS encoding DUF418 domain-containing protein, producing MTGADRLHVIDALRGLALLGILLVNILVFATPYYATGLPDPAVRGPLDQALYALITLLFETKFYLLFSFLFGYSFTLQMTAATRAGASFRPRMLRRLLGLAVIGVLHALLLYHGDILTIYALLGVILVLAEHWDARRATRVALILLGVNALVWFVLSGLAFAEPTAFATDAAAELRHVRQALTGFTGLPGEVVAEHARQYRSTWPVLMALQGVSALAAFLLGFAAGKLDVFQSLERAQPVLGKMLRLGLPVGVLGAMVYTGTVHLNVSEPVKVLGFALDTFTAPFLTAAYVALFTLTWPRHAGKLYWLVPAGRLALSNYLGQSLMCSLIFHGYGLKLMGQVSLLEIAGIALALFAVQVWFSHRWLSRFQYGPAEWVLRGVTTLSVPRLKCTEVLSPRKPGRAA from the coding sequence ATGACTGGCGCCGACCGGCTCCACGTGATCGACGCCCTGCGCGGGCTTGCCCTCCTGGGCATCCTGCTGGTCAACATTCTGGTGTTCGCCACCCCCTACTACGCCACCGGCCTGCCCGACCCGGCCGTGCGCGGCCCCCTCGACCAGGCGCTCTATGCCCTCATCACCCTGCTGTTCGAAACGAAGTTCTACCTGCTGTTCTCCTTTCTCTTCGGTTACAGCTTCACCCTGCAGATGACGGCCGCCACTCGCGCCGGCGCCTCCTTTCGGCCCCGCATGCTGCGCCGGCTGCTGGGCCTGGCGGTCATCGGCGTCCTGCACGCCCTGCTGCTGTACCACGGAGACATCCTGACCATCTACGCCCTGCTTGGTGTGATTCTCGTCCTGGCCGAGCACTGGGACGCCCGCCGGGCCACCCGCGTGGCCCTGATCCTCCTGGGCGTCAATGCCCTGGTGTGGTTCGTGCTCTCCGGTCTGGCGTTCGCTGAGCCCACGGCCTTCGCCACGGACGCCGCGGCCGAGCTCAGACATGTGCGGCAAGCCCTCACGGGGTTCACCGGGTTACCCGGTGAGGTCGTTGCCGAGCATGCGCGACAGTACCGGTCCACCTGGCCGGTCCTCATGGCGCTGCAGGGGGTCAGTGCCCTGGCTGCCTTCCTGCTGGGCTTCGCCGCCGGCAAGCTGGACGTCTTCCAATCGCTTGAGCGTGCCCAGCCCGTCCTCGGGAAGATGCTCCGCCTCGGGCTGCCGGTCGGCGTCCTGGGGGCCATGGTGTACACCGGGACGGTGCACCTGAACGTCTCCGAACCTGTCAAGGTCCTGGGCTTCGCGCTGGACACCTTCACCGCCCCGTTTCTCACGGCGGCCTACGTGGCCCTGTTCACCCTGACCTGGCCGCGCCATGCAGGGAAACTCTACTGGTTGGTGCCCGCGGGGCGGCTGGCCCTCAGCAACTACCTCGGGCAGTCCCTGATGTGCAGCCTGATCTTTCACGGCTACGGGCTGAAGCTGATGGGCCAGGTGAGCCTCTTGGAAATCGCCGGGATCGCTCTGGCCCTGTTCGCCGTTCAGGTCTGGTTCAGCCACAGGTGGTTGTCCCGCTTTCAGTACGGCCCAGCGGAATGGGTGCTCAGGGGAGTTACCACCCTGAGCGTCCCAAGACTCAAGTGCACCGAAGTCCTGAGCCCCAGGAAGCCAGGTCGCGCGGCATAG
- a CDS encoding TetR/AcrR family transcriptional regulator, translating into MKGNPDTLRKILTHTYDLIAEEGIDRTALSALAQRVGIAKPTLYYYFPTKDDLIAALFEEVRVIASYDSSFKRRPAPDEPFEAQLIRDGVQSLEALAQNPSFSRVLHEYFALGLREGRYHDGLQQITLSYPQGFETLLSQAVESGHLRAPRTSIPLTATLLALTFDGLSNQLILGLDVPFADLWATQVHLLLGDPA; encoded by the coding sequence ATGAAAGGCAACCCCGATACGCTGCGAAAAATCCTCACCCACACCTACGACCTGATCGCCGAGGAAGGCATCGACCGGACCGCCCTCTCCGCCCTCGCCCAGCGCGTCGGTATCGCCAAACCCACCCTCTACTACTACTTCCCCACCAAAGACGACCTGATCGCCGCCCTGTTCGAAGAAGTCAGAGTCATCGCCTCCTACGACTCCAGCTTCAAACGTCGTCCCGCCCCGGACGAACCCTTCGAAGCGCAACTGATCCGGGACGGCGTTCAGTCACTCGAAGCGCTCGCCCAGAACCCCAGCTTCTCCCGCGTGCTCCACGAGTACTTCGCCCTCGGGCTGCGGGAAGGCCGCTACCATGACGGGCTCCAGCAGATCACCCTCAGTTACCCGCAGGGCTTCGAAACGCTTCTCTCGCAGGCCGTCGAGAGCGGGCACCTCCGGGCCCCCCGAACCTCCATTCCGCTCACCGCTACCCTGCTCGCCCTGACCTTCGACGGCCTCAGCAACCAACTGATCCTCGGGCTCGATGTCCCATTCGCGGACCTCTGGGCCACTCAAGTACACCTGCTGCTGGGTGACCCCGCATGA
- a CDS encoding GrpB family protein: MKEIVIHPYNPLWPAQFASLGSALRATLGPHALAIHHIGSTSVPGLDAKDVLDVQLTVTRLDVPIRVPLENLGFIYRETVVRDHCPPGQTIRPDDLEKRYYFRPEPRVHLHVRQDGRYNQRYALLCRDYLRANPMARDAYAEIKRQLAGYFPADQAAYYAIKDPVFDTLMAGAFIWAEATNWSVPSTDA, from the coding sequence GTGAAGGAAATCGTCATTCATCCGTATAACCCACTCTGGCCTGCCCAATTTGCCAGTCTGGGAAGCGCCCTGCGAGCCACACTTGGGCCGCACGCACTGGCGATCCACCACATTGGCTCCACGAGTGTCCCTGGGCTTGATGCCAAGGATGTCCTTGATGTACAGCTCACCGTTACGCGGCTTGATGTCCCAATTCGTGTCCCCCTGGAGAACCTGGGCTTCATTTACAGGGAAACGGTGGTTCGAGATCACTGCCCTCCTGGTCAGACCATCCGCCCAGACGACTTGGAGAAACGTTATTACTTTCGGCCAGAGCCACGCGTACATCTTCACGTGAGACAGGACGGACGTTACAACCAGCGGTACGCCTTGCTATGCCGAGACTATCTCCGAGCAAACCCCATGGCACGGGACGCGTACGCGGAGATCAAGCGTCAACTCGCCGGATACTTCCCGGCAGATCAGGCGGCGTACTATGCCATCAAGGATCCGGTCTTCGATACCCTGATGGCCGGTGCGTTCATTTGGGCTGAGGCTACCAATTGGTCAGTACCGTCAACGGACGCGTGA